One Streptomyces sp. ML-6 genomic region harbors:
- a CDS encoding amidohydrolase gives MSRDSDAEPTPHDERLPGTLPEDLRAELIAFRRDLHMHPELGNQEFRTTAAIKARLEKAGLRPRVLSTGTGLICDVGTRDESTPPVLALRADIDALPIPDTKSGVPYRSTVPDRAHACGHDVHTTAVLGAGLVLADLDRRGLLPNPVRLIFQPAEEVLPGGAPETILSGALEGVGRIIGVHCDPKVDVGRIGLRVGAITSACDRLEVSLDGPGGHTARPHLTTDLVTAAAKVATEVPALLARRVDARSGLAVTWGRLETGHACNVIPQHAELSGTVRCLDLAAWREAPDLVHAAIDEVAGLHGAKTVINYIRGVPPVVNDAAMIDLLAGAMTARRGPQSIESTEQSLGGEDFSWYLEHVPGAMARLGVRTPGDTARLDLHRGDFDADEEAITVAVELFTASALLDGRGD, from the coding sequence ATGTCCCGCGATTCCGACGCCGAGCCGACGCCTCACGACGAACGGCTTCCCGGCACCCTGCCCGAGGACCTGCGTGCCGAACTGATCGCCTTCCGGCGCGATCTGCACATGCACCCCGAGCTCGGCAACCAGGAGTTCCGCACCACCGCGGCCATCAAGGCCCGGCTGGAGAAGGCCGGTCTGCGGCCCCGGGTGCTCTCCACCGGAACCGGACTCATCTGTGACGTGGGTACGCGGGACGAGTCCACCCCGCCCGTCCTCGCCCTGCGCGCCGACATCGACGCCCTGCCCATTCCGGACACCAAGAGCGGCGTCCCGTACCGTTCCACCGTCCCCGACCGGGCCCACGCCTGCGGGCACGACGTCCACACCACCGCGGTCCTCGGTGCCGGCCTCGTGCTCGCCGACCTCGACCGGCGGGGGCTGCTCCCGAACCCGGTGCGGCTGATCTTCCAGCCGGCCGAGGAGGTGCTGCCCGGCGGGGCGCCCGAGACGATCCTGTCCGGGGCGCTGGAGGGTGTCGGGCGGATCATCGGGGTGCACTGCGACCCGAAGGTGGACGTGGGCCGGATCGGCCTGCGGGTCGGGGCGATCACCTCGGCCTGCGACCGCCTGGAGGTCTCCCTCGACGGGCCGGGCGGCCACACCGCCCGCCCGCACCTGACCACCGACCTGGTCACCGCCGCCGCCAAGGTGGCCACCGAGGTGCCCGCGCTGCTGGCCCGCCGGGTCGACGCCCGCTCGGGTCTCGCCGTCACCTGGGGGCGGCTGGAGACCGGCCACGCCTGCAACGTGATCCCGCAGCACGCCGAGCTGTCGGGCACCGTCCGCTGCCTGGACCTGGCGGCCTGGCGGGAGGCGCCGGACCTGGTGCACGCCGCGATCGACGAGGTGGCCGGGCTGCACGGCGCCAAGACGGTGATCAACTACATCCGGGGCGTCCCGCCCGTCGTGAACGACGCCGCCATGATCGACCTGCTCGCCGGGGCGATGACCGCCCGCCGCGGACCGCAGTCGATCGAGAGCACCGAGCAGAGCCTCGGCGGCGAGGACTTCTCCTGGTACCTGGAGCACGTCCCCGGCGCCATGGCCCGCCTCGGCGTCCGCACCCCCGGCGACACCGCCCGCCTCGACCTGCACCGCGGCGACTTCGACGCGGACGAGGAGGCGATCACGGTGGCCGTCGAACTCTTCACCGCCTCGGCACTCCTGGACGGCCGCGGCGACTGA
- a CDS encoding BMP family ABC transporter substrate-binding protein — MRRITRIATVGLASAALALSATACGSKTSSDAGSDSKEAKAAIAYDVGGRGDQSFNDAAYAGLSKAEKELGFKGTEAEPSDGEADADKVQRLTTLARAGNNPVIGVGFAYAPAIKKVAEKFPKTTFGIIDDASVTGKNIANMVFNEEQGSYLAGVAAAKVTKSKTVGFIGGVETPLIKKFQAGFEQGVKDTDSSVKVLSQYLTQPPNFDGFSKPDLGKAAAQGQLDKKADVVYAAAGLAGSGSIEATAKAGKWAIGVDSDQYNQKGLAAYKDQILTSVTKDVADSVYNLIKSVKDGKPQSGEVRYGLDKDGVGLADSNPAFTKMTDVIAAVDKAKKDIIDGKVTVKTTP, encoded by the coding sequence TTGCGCCGGATCACCCGGATTGCCACCGTGGGCCTCGCGTCCGCGGCGCTCGCACTCAGCGCCACGGCCTGTGGCAGTAAGACGTCGTCGGATGCTGGTTCCGACTCCAAGGAAGCCAAGGCGGCCATCGCGTACGACGTCGGCGGTCGCGGCGACCAGTCGTTCAACGACGCCGCCTACGCCGGTCTGTCCAAGGCCGAGAAGGAACTCGGCTTCAAGGGCACCGAGGCCGAGCCGTCGGACGGCGAGGCGGACGCCGACAAGGTGCAGCGCCTCACCACGCTGGCCCGCGCCGGCAACAACCCGGTGATCGGCGTCGGCTTCGCGTACGCGCCCGCCATCAAGAAGGTCGCGGAGAAGTTCCCGAAGACCACCTTCGGCATCATCGACGACGCCTCGGTGACCGGCAAGAACATCGCCAACATGGTCTTCAACGAGGAGCAGGGCTCCTACCTCGCCGGTGTCGCGGCGGCCAAGGTGACCAAGTCCAAGACGGTCGGCTTCATCGGCGGTGTGGAGACCCCGCTGATCAAGAAGTTCCAGGCCGGCTTCGAGCAGGGCGTCAAGGACACCGACTCGTCGGTGAAGGTCCTGTCGCAGTACCTGACCCAGCCGCCGAACTTCGACGGCTTCTCCAAGCCCGACCTCGGCAAGGCCGCCGCTCAGGGGCAGCTCGACAAGAAGGCCGACGTCGTCTACGCGGCGGCCGGTCTGGCCGGCTCCGGCTCCATCGAGGCCACCGCCAAGGCGGGCAAGTGGGCCATCGGCGTCGACTCCGACCAGTACAACCAGAAGGGCCTGGCCGCCTACAAGGACCAGATCCTCACCTCGGTCACCAAGGACGTCGCGGACTCCGTCTACAACCTGATCAAGTCGGTCAAGGACGGCAAGCCGCAGTCCGGCGAGGTCCGCTACGGCCTGGACAAGGACGGCGTCGGCCTGGCCGACTCCAACCCGGCCTTCACCAAGATGACCGACGTCATCGCCGCCGTGGACAAGGCGAAGAAGGACATCATCGACGGCAAGGTCACCGTCAAGACCACCCCGTAA
- a CDS encoding ABC transporter ATP-binding protein translates to MSGQGECVINASSPPAVELHGITKRFPGVVANRDIDITIRKGTVHALVGENGAGKSTLMKILYGMQKPDEGTITVDGTEVTFGSPADAIGCGIGMVHQHFMLADNFTVLENVVLGGEKLHGIGSAARKKILEISDAYGLGVRPDALVEDLGVADRQRVEILKVLYRGARILILDEPTAVLVPQEVDALFDNLRELKAEGLTVIFISHKLGEVLSVADDITVIRRGTTVGTADPATTTTKQLAELMVGSELPSPETRESTVTDVPMLRVEDLALTVTDPDGAVRDVLAGIDLTIHKGEVLGIAGVEGNGQTELIEALIGMRNPDGGVITLDGEDISHIPTRKRRESGIGYIPEDRHRHGMLLEAPLWENRILGHVTERPNSRHGMLDIKAARADTERIVREYDVRTPGIEVTAASLSGGNQQKLIVGREMSHDPKLLIAAHPTRGVDVGAQAQIWDQIREARREGLAVLLISADLDELIGLSDTLRVMYRGRLVADADPGTITPEELGSAMTGAATGHLEAAPEDEDR, encoded by the coding sequence CTGTCCGGCCAAGGAGAGTGCGTCATCAACGCGTCCAGCCCCCCTGCCGTAGAACTGCACGGCATCACCAAACGCTTCCCCGGCGTCGTCGCCAACCGGGACATCGACATCACCATCCGCAAGGGCACGGTCCACGCCCTCGTCGGTGAGAACGGTGCCGGCAAGTCCACCCTGATGAAGATCCTCTACGGCATGCAGAAGCCGGACGAGGGCACCATCACGGTCGACGGGACCGAGGTGACGTTCGGCAGTCCGGCCGATGCCATCGGCTGCGGCATCGGCATGGTGCACCAGCACTTCATGCTCGCCGACAACTTCACCGTCCTGGAGAACGTGGTCCTCGGCGGTGAGAAGCTGCACGGCATCGGCTCCGCAGCCCGCAAGAAGATCCTGGAGATCTCGGACGCGTACGGTCTGGGGGTCCGGCCCGACGCCCTCGTCGAGGACCTCGGGGTCGCCGACCGCCAGCGGGTGGAGATCCTCAAGGTCCTCTACCGCGGCGCGCGCATCCTGATCCTGGACGAGCCGACCGCCGTGCTCGTGCCCCAGGAGGTCGACGCGCTCTTCGACAACCTGCGCGAGCTCAAGGCCGAGGGCCTGACCGTCATCTTCATCTCGCACAAGCTGGGCGAGGTCCTGTCGGTCGCCGACGACATCACGGTGATCCGCCGCGGCACGACGGTCGGCACCGCCGACCCGGCCACCACCACCACCAAGCAGCTCGCCGAGCTGATGGTCGGCAGCGAACTGCCCTCCCCCGAGACCCGTGAGTCCACGGTGACGGACGTTCCGATGCTGCGCGTCGAGGACCTCGCGCTCACCGTGACCGACCCGGACGGCGCGGTGCGCGACGTGCTGGCCGGCATCGACCTCACCATCCACAAGGGCGAGGTCCTGGGCATCGCCGGGGTGGAGGGCAACGGCCAGACCGAGCTGATCGAGGCCCTGATCGGCATGCGGAACCCCGACGGCGGGGTGATCACCCTCGACGGCGAGGACATCTCCCACATCCCCACCCGCAAGCGGCGCGAGAGCGGCATCGGCTACATCCCCGAGGACCGCCACCGGCACGGCATGCTGCTGGAGGCGCCCCTCTGGGAGAACCGTATCCTCGGCCACGTCACGGAACGGCCCAACAGCCGGCACGGAATGCTGGACATCAAGGCGGCCCGCGCCGACACCGAGCGGATCGTGCGCGAGTACGACGTCCGCACCCCCGGCATCGAGGTCACCGCGGCCTCCCTCTCCGGCGGCAACCAGCAGAAGCTGATCGTCGGCCGGGAGATGAGCCACGACCCGAAGCTCCTGATCGCCGCCCACCCCACCCGCGGCGTGGACGTCGGCGCGCAGGCGCAGATCTGGGACCAGATCCGGGAGGCGCGCCGGGAGGGCCTCGCCGTCCTGCTCATCTCGGCGGACCTGGACGAGCTGATCGGGCTCTCCGACACCCTGCGCGTCATGTACCGCGGTCGGCTGGTCGCCGACGCCGACCCCGGCACCATCACCCCGGAGGAACTGGGCTCGGCCATGACCGGCGCCGCCACCGGTCATCTCGAGGCAGCACCGGAGGACGAGGACCGATGA
- a CDS encoding ABC transporter permease — MKKFDKDRLILGFAGPVLALVVAFVLTTVVLLASGKNPFEPYQLMLDSAAYVDVQVLIINQAGTYYLAALAVAIGFRMNLFNIGVDGQYRLAAMMAALVGASVDLPGPLQIALIVIVAMLVGAFWAGIAGFLKTTRGVSEVVSTIMLNSIATALIAWLILPKNFGVQPAGSNNLTTGDLPESAWFPGLSMGAEAGEIYGFTFVAAACGVIYWFVLNRTRFGFDLRATGESESAAQASGVDAKKMILTSMLISGAVAGLAGMPTLLGDAHTYSLDFPTGIGFTGITIALLGRNNPVGIAFSALLIAFLDKASASLDQFGYEKEIATIMQGLIVISVVVSYELVRRYGTRRQQQKVGEELAAGHALKTEKEAAL, encoded by the coding sequence ATGAAGAAATTCGACAAGGACCGGCTGATCCTGGGCTTCGCCGGCCCCGTTCTCGCCCTGGTCGTCGCCTTCGTGCTCACCACCGTGGTGCTGCTCGCCTCGGGCAAGAACCCGTTCGAGCCGTACCAGCTGATGCTCGACTCGGCGGCGTACGTCGACGTGCAGGTGCTGATCATCAACCAGGCCGGTACGTACTACCTCGCCGCCCTCGCGGTCGCCATCGGCTTCCGGATGAACCTCTTCAACATCGGTGTCGACGGCCAGTACCGGCTCGCCGCGATGATGGCCGCGCTGGTCGGCGCGAGCGTCGACCTGCCCGGACCGCTGCAGATCGCGCTGATCGTGATCGTCGCGATGCTGGTCGGCGCCTTCTGGGCGGGCATCGCCGGCTTCCTCAAGACCACCCGGGGAGTGAGCGAGGTCGTCTCGACGATCATGCTCAACTCCATCGCGACCGCGCTGATCGCCTGGCTGATCCTGCCGAAGAACTTCGGTGTGCAGCCGGCCGGCTCCAACAACCTGACCACCGGTGACCTCCCGGAGTCCGCCTGGTTCCCCGGCCTGTCCATGGGCGCGGAGGCGGGGGAGATCTACGGATTCACCTTCGTCGCGGCCGCCTGCGGCGTCATCTACTGGTTCGTCCTGAACCGCACCCGCTTCGGCTTCGACCTGCGGGCCACGGGCGAGAGCGAGAGCGCCGCCCAGGCCTCCGGCGTGGACGCCAAGAAGATGATCCTCACCTCGATGCTGATCTCCGGCGCCGTCGCCGGTCTCGCGGGCATGCCGACGCTCCTGGGCGACGCGCACACCTACAGCCTCGACTTCCCGACCGGGATCGGCTTCACCGGCATCACCATCGCCCTGCTCGGCCGGAACAACCCGGTCGGCATCGCCTTCAGCGCCCTGCTGATCGCCTTCCTGGACAAGGCGTCCGCCTCGCTCGACCAGTTCGGGTACGAGAAGGAGATCGCCACGATCATGCAGGGGCTGATCGTGATCTCGGTCGTCGTCAGCTACGAACTCGTGCGCCGTTACGGAACCCGCCGCCAGCAGCAGAAGGTCGGCGAGGAACTCGCCGCCGGCCATGCCCTCAAGACCGAGAAGGAGGCCGCACTGTGA
- a CDS encoding ABC transporter permease — protein MSATQVSAASVAPKKGGGRRKLTLPVVLLIIAGGLALVSLVRLISGANDVTSVGQVAGALELAVPIGLAGLGGLWAERAGVVNIGLEGMMILGTWFGAWAGFQWGPWVGVLFGIIGGALGGLLHAIITVTFGVNHIVSGVAINILAVGATRYLSNYAFDGVEGGSSKQSPRIDAIDRITIPGLSDWLLDIQQKHWFLVSDIAGVLGGLVTNLSWLTVVALLLIPGTWWVLWRTSFGLRLRSCGESPVAAESLGVNVYKYKYIAVVVSGGLAGLGGAFLAIVSTGIYQESQTGGRGYIGLAAMIFGNWMPGGMALGAGLFGFTDSLKLRGGAENVHAMLLLLAILLVAVLIWQLYRKKYVAAVVSAAVSGLLFTWYALTDQVPSQFVDAAPYVTTLLVLSLSAQRLRMPKADGLVYRKGQGK, from the coding sequence GTGAGCGCAACCCAGGTTTCCGCCGCGAGCGTCGCCCCCAAGAAGGGCGGCGGCCGCCGCAAGCTCACCCTGCCCGTCGTCCTGCTGATCATCGCGGGCGGTCTCGCACTGGTCTCGCTCGTCCGCCTGATCAGCGGCGCCAACGACGTGACGTCCGTCGGACAGGTCGCGGGCGCACTCGAACTGGCGGTCCCGATCGGCCTCGCCGGACTCGGCGGCCTGTGGGCCGAGCGCGCGGGCGTCGTCAACATCGGTCTCGAAGGCATGATGATCCTGGGCACCTGGTTCGGTGCCTGGGCCGGGTTCCAGTGGGGCCCGTGGGTGGGCGTCCTGTTCGGCATCATCGGCGGCGCCCTCGGCGGCCTGCTGCACGCGATCATCACCGTCACCTTCGGGGTGAACCACATCGTCTCCGGTGTGGCCATCAACATCCTCGCGGTCGGCGCCACCCGCTACCTCTCCAACTACGCCTTCGACGGCGTCGAGGGCGGCTCCTCCAAGCAGTCCCCGCGGATCGACGCGATCGACCGCATCACCATCCCCGGACTGTCGGACTGGCTCCTGGACATCCAGCAGAAGCACTGGTTCCTCGTCTCCGACATCGCCGGGGTCCTCGGTGGCCTGGTCACCAACCTCTCCTGGCTGACCGTCGTCGCGCTGCTGCTGATCCCCGGCACCTGGTGGGTGCTGTGGCGCACGTCGTTCGGGCTGCGGCTGCGTTCCTGCGGCGAGAGCCCGGTCGCCGCCGAGTCGCTCGGCGTCAACGTCTACAAGTACAAGTACATCGCCGTCGTCGTCTCCGGCGGTCTCGCCGGACTCGGCGGAGCCTTCCTGGCGATCGTCTCCACCGGCATCTACCAGGAGAGCCAGACCGGCGGACGCGGCTACATCGGTCTCGCCGCGATGATCTTCGGCAACTGGATGCCGGGCGGAATGGCGCTCGGCGCGGGCCTGTTCGGCTTCACCGACAGCCTCAAGCTGCGCGGCGGTGCCGAGAACGTGCACGCGATGCTCCTGCTGCTCGCGATCCTGCTGGTGGCCGTGCTGATCTGGCAGCTGTACCGGAAGAAGTACGTGGCGGCGGTGGTCTCGGCAGCGGTCTCCGGGCTGCTCTTCACCTGGTACGCGCTGACCGACCAGGTACCGAGCCAGTTCGTCGACGCCGCCCCCTACGTCACCACGCTGCTCGTCCTCTCACTCTCCGCGCAACGGCTGCGCATGCCCAAGGCGGACGGTCTCGTCTACCGGAAGGGCCAGGGCAAGTGA
- a CDS encoding cytidine deaminase: MTAAAEVDWTVLRGAARAAMTRAYVPYSHYPVGAAARVDDGRTVSGCNVENASYGLGLCAECGLVSELHATGGGRLTHFTCVDGAGEILVPCGRCRQLLYEFGGPELVLETPDGLRTLDEMLPQAFGPGHLK; the protein is encoded by the coding sequence GTGACGGCCGCCGCGGAGGTCGACTGGACGGTGCTGCGCGGTGCCGCACGGGCCGCCATGACGCGTGCGTACGTGCCGTACTCGCACTACCCCGTCGGCGCCGCGGCCCGGGTCGACGACGGCCGCACCGTCTCCGGCTGCAACGTCGAGAACGCCTCGTACGGGCTCGGGCTGTGCGCCGAGTGCGGCCTGGTCTCCGAACTGCACGCCACCGGCGGCGGCCGGCTGACCCACTTCACCTGCGTGGACGGGGCCGGCGAGATCCTGGTGCCGTGCGGCAGGTGCCGGCAGCTGCTGTACGAGTTCGGCGGGCCGGAACTGGTCCTGGAGACGCCGGACGGGCTGCGCACGCTCGACGAGATGCTGCCGCAGGCGTTCGGCCCGGGGCACCTGAAGTAA
- a CDS encoding thymidine phosphorylase produces MDAISVIRTKRDRGELTPEQIDWVIDAYTRGEVADEQMSALAMAILLNGMNRTEIARWTAAMIASGERMDFASLSRPTTDKHSTGGVGDKITLPLAPLVAACGAAVPQLSGRGLGHTGGTLDKLESIPGWRAHLSNEEMLNVLDTTGAVICAAGDGLAPADKKLYALRDVTGTVEAIPLIASSIMSKKIAEGTGALVLDVKVGSGAFMKTIEDARELASTMVALGTDSGVRTVALLTDMATPLGLTAGNALEVRESVEVLAGGGPKDVVDLTLALAREMLDAAGLKDADPEKALADGSAMDVWRRMISAQGGDPDAPLPVAREQHVVTAPSTGVLTRLDAYDIGVAAWRLGAGRARKEDPVQAGAGVELHAKPGDTVTAGRPLLTLHTDTPEKFDYALKALPDAYDIAPAGTAFTATPVVRERIA; encoded by the coding sequence ATGGACGCCATCTCCGTCATCCGCACCAAGCGGGACCGAGGCGAGCTGACCCCCGAACAGATCGACTGGGTCATCGACGCGTACACCCGCGGTGAGGTCGCCGACGAGCAGATGTCCGCGCTGGCCATGGCGATCCTGCTGAACGGAATGAACCGCACCGAGATCGCCCGCTGGACCGCCGCGATGATCGCCTCCGGCGAGCGGATGGACTTCGCCTCGCTCTCCCGGCCCACCACCGACAAGCACTCCACCGGCGGCGTCGGCGACAAGATCACCCTGCCGCTCGCCCCGCTGGTCGCCGCCTGCGGCGCCGCTGTGCCGCAGCTCAGCGGCCGGGGCCTCGGCCACACCGGCGGCACGCTGGACAAGCTGGAGTCCATCCCCGGCTGGCGCGCGCACCTGTCCAACGAGGAGATGCTGAACGTCCTGGACACCACCGGCGCGGTCATCTGCGCCGCCGGTGACGGCCTGGCCCCCGCCGACAAGAAGCTGTACGCGCTCCGCGACGTCACCGGCACCGTCGAGGCCATCCCGCTGATCGCCAGCTCCATCATGTCCAAGAAGATCGCCGAGGGCACCGGCGCGCTCGTCCTGGACGTCAAGGTCGGCTCCGGCGCCTTCATGAAGACCATCGAGGACGCCCGCGAACTGGCCTCCACCATGGTCGCGCTGGGCACCGACAGCGGTGTGCGCACGGTCGCCCTGCTCACCGACATGGCCACCCCGCTCGGCCTGACCGCGGGCAACGCCCTGGAGGTGCGCGAGTCCGTCGAGGTGCTGGCCGGCGGCGGTCCGAAGGACGTCGTCGACCTCACTCTCGCCCTGGCCCGCGAGATGCTGGACGCGGCCGGCCTCAAGGACGCCGACCCGGAGAAGGCCCTCGCCGACGGCTCCGCGATGGACGTCTGGCGCCGCATGATCTCCGCCCAGGGCGGCGACCCGGACGCGCCGCTCCCGGTCGCCCGCGAGCAGCACGTGGTCACGGCTCCGTCCACCGGCGTGCTGACCCGCCTGGACGCCTACGACATCGGCGTCGCCGCCTGGCGCCTGGGCGCGGGCCGGGCCCGCAAGGAGGACCCGGTGCAGGCGGGCGCGGGCGTCGAACTGCACGCCAAGCCGGGCGACACGGTCACGGCCGGCCGGCCGCTGCTGACGCTGCACACCGACACCCCGGAGAAGTTCGACTACGCGCTGAAGGCCCTGCCCGACGCGTACGACATCGCCCCGGCGGGCACGGCCTTCACCGCCACCCCCGTGGTGCGGGAACGCATCGCCTGA
- a CDS encoding Uma2 family endonuclease: MSALTVDPAPGHGREWDDLVRIWEETDAPEGCKVEIIEGIVTVSPPPSKDHNLTAARLQRRLYRVIPEDWEIFQTLGLSVPGRAGLYIPDLVVVPDTVVIGPGNRLPAEEARLVVEITSKTNANQDRIGKVRGYAKAGVELFLLLDPWHSGRPTATLYGEPEGGTYRVLDTVEYGEKLTLPEPFGLVLDTGVFPVS, from the coding sequence ATGAGCGCACTCACCGTCGATCCCGCTCCGGGCCACGGCCGGGAATGGGACGACCTCGTCCGGATCTGGGAGGAGACGGACGCACCCGAGGGCTGCAAGGTGGAGATCATCGAGGGGATCGTCACCGTGTCGCCACCGCCGTCCAAGGACCACAATCTCACCGCGGCGCGCCTCCAGCGCAGGCTGTACCGCGTCATTCCGGAGGACTGGGAAATCTTCCAGACCCTCGGTCTCTCGGTACCGGGCCGGGCCGGGCTCTACATCCCGGACTTGGTCGTCGTGCCGGACACCGTGGTGATCGGACCGGGCAACCGCCTCCCCGCCGAAGAAGCCCGCCTCGTCGTCGAGATCACCTCGAAGACCAACGCCAACCAAGACCGCATCGGCAAGGTGCGCGGCTACGCGAAGGCAGGGGTGGAGCTGTTCCTGCTGCTCGACCCGTGGCACTCGGGCCGCCCCACCGCCACGCTGTACGGGGAGCCGGAAGGCGGCACCTACCGGGTGCTGGACACGGTCGAGTACGGGGAGAAGCTGACGCTGCCCGAGCCGTTCGGGCTCGTCCTGGACACCGGGGTGTTCCCGGTGAGCTGA